The following are encoded together in the Primulina tabacum isolate GXHZ01 chromosome 18, ASM2559414v2, whole genome shotgun sequence genome:
- the LOC142532965 gene encoding DUF21 domain-containing protein At5g52790-like codes for MAANDVPCCETMFWVYLVISVNLVCFAGLMSGLTLGLMSLSLVDLEVLIKAGRPEDRKNAEKIYPIVKNQHLLLCTLLIYNSLAMEALPIFLDALLPADWGAILISVTFILAFGEIIPQSVCSRYGLSIGARLSVLVRLLVLIVFPFSYPISKLLDLLLGKSHSALLRRAELKTLVDMHGNEAGKGGELTHDETTIISGALDLTEKTARDAMTPLSKVFSLDLNAKFDNDTMDLIISSGHSRIPIYSGSPTNIVGLLLVKNLIKCRQEVDFPIRNLTIRRIPRYIIPTFYVSSLHQSFTYKTDFEIFTISYQYVTNSSGFLAYDRFNESLPLYDILSQFQKGQSHMGVVVKNASHLKDVAESIPPKSNELKPNVNSYLVTIISVESLSSSPSTDEEVLGIITMEDVLEELLQGPIFDEKDEYVDIHHK; via the exons ATGGCAGCAAACGATGTCCCATGTTGTGAAACTATGTTTTGGGTATATTTGGTGATAAGCGTAAATCTAGTTTGTTTTGCCGGCCTCATGTCTGGGCTAACTCTAGGACTCATGTCTCTCAGCCTCGTTGATCTCGAAGTCCTCATCAAGGCTGGTCGGCCGGAGGACAGAAAGAATGCCG AAAAGATCTACCCAATTGTAAAGAATCAGCACTTGCTACTTTGCACACTGCTTATATACAATTCCCTAGCAATGGAG GCCCTTCCAATTTTCCTTGATGCTCTTCTTCCTGCAGACTGGGGAGCCATACTGATTTCAGTTACCTTCATACTCGCATTCGGAGAG ATTATACCTCAATCCGTGTGCTCTCGGTATGGTCTGAGTATTGGAGCAAGATTATCAGTACTAGTAAGATTGCTGGTGTTAATAGTTTTCCCTTTCTCGTACCCCATTAGCAAGCTTCTGGATTTGCTGCTTGGGAAGAGCCATTCTGCTTTATTGAGGCGTGCTGAGTTGAAAACCTTGGTTGACATGCACGGAAATGAG GCTGGAAAAGGTGGAGAATTGACCCATGATGAAACAACTATAATTTCCGGAGCTTTGGACTTGACTGAGAAAACTGCTAGAGATGCAATGACACCTTTGTCTAAAGTTTTTTCACTTGATCTTAATGCTAAATTCGACAA TGATACTATGGATCTGATCATAAGCAGTGGCCACAGTCGTATACCAATATACTCGGGTTCTCCAACAAACATTGTTGGCCTCCTTCTG GTCAAGAATTTGATCAAATGTCGCCAAGAAGTTGATTTCCCCATCCGAAATCTTACCATAAGGAGAATACCTAGGTACATCATTCCAACGTTTTATGTTTCTTCCCTCCATCAATCTTTTACCTACAAAACAGACTTCGAGATTTTCaccatatcatatcaatatGTAACCAACTCCTCTGGTTTTTTGGCATATGACAGATTCAATGAAAGTCTACCATTGTATGACATATTGAGCCAGTTTCAGAAAGGGCAGAGCCATATGGGTGTTGTTGTAAAGAATGCCAGTCATCTCAAGGATGTCGCAGAAAGTATTCCCCCCAAATCTAACGAGTTGAAACCGAACGTCAACTCCTACTTAGTCACAATAATTAGTGTTGAAAGCTTAAGTTCTTCCCCTAGTACAGATGAAGAAGTTCTTGGCATAATTACGATGGAAGATGTTCTGGAAGAACTACTACAG GGGCCAATATTTGACGAAAAAGATGAATATGTTGACATTCACCACAAGTAA
- the LOC142532968 gene encoding LOW QUALITY PROTEIN: uncharacterized protein PAM68-like (The sequence of the model RefSeq protein was modified relative to this genomic sequence to represent the inferred CDS: inserted 1 base in 1 codon): protein MKTLTILQQITLPHTTKPFPWSQSNPNLHHNRRGLPFPQPRTWRVHGEAKGFTGKSDPYKRQPKNKEIPARKGKTTGRSSRDYEEADDKIPEIVWKRMISRILSYVGVPLLTGFASLQAFSIXKEQKLWDVPIWLPYLTTLITFGASALGIAFGSLSTSLDPDEEGSILGLEQLEKNWTEVWKEEDESGET, encoded by the exons ATGAAAACTCTCACCATTCTCCAACAAATCACACTCCCACACACAACAAAACCATTTCCATGGTCGCAAAGCAACCCAAATCTCCATCATAACCGCCGTGGGTTGCCATTCCCACAACCAAGAACATGGAGGGTGCACGGCGAAGCAAAGGGGTTCACCGGAAAGTCAGACCCATACAAAAGACAGCCCAAGAATAAAGAAATCCCTGCAAGAAAAGGTAAAACAACTGGAAGAAGCAGCAGAGACTACGAAGAAGCTGATGATAAAATACCTGAAATTGTGTGGAAGAGAATGATTTCAAGAATCTTGTCGTACGTAGGCGTGCCATTGTTAACGGGTTTCGCTTCGCTGCAAGCTTTTAGCA ATAAAGAACAAAAACTGTGGGATGTACCGATTTGGCTGCCATATTTGACGACTTTGATCACCTTTGGAGCTTCAGCACTTGGGATAGCTTTTGGCAGTCTCTCAACGAGTCTGGATCCAGATGAAGAAGGCTCGATCTTGGGGCTTGAACAGTTGGAGAAAAATTGGACTGAAGTGTGGAAGGAAGAAGATGAGAGTGGCGAAACATGA